The following are encoded together in the Lathyrus oleraceus cultivar Zhongwan6 chromosome 3, CAAS_Psat_ZW6_1.0, whole genome shotgun sequence genome:
- the LOC127128550 gene encoding zinc-finger homeodomain protein 9, which produces MDITPTQTTTTTPLPTILTTSTTTLTKSPEHETETPTKITTPTTTTTPKISSFSNGVLKRLHNHHHHHLNNHHNNLVTVTYKECLKNHAANLGGHALDGCGEFMTSPTATSADPTSLKCAACGCHRNFHRREPEEPHLSTTTHVIEYQPHHRHQPLPPPPFSTRSPNSSSPPPISSTYYPSAPHMLLALSTALPENVSAPNSAMISPGSHTRKRFRTKFTQDQKEKMLKFAEKVGWKMQKKDEDYVHEFCNEICVDRSVLKVWMHNNKNTFAKKDNNINNLNDIDNNLNNINNEVNVGVKSFLPLENEEHNINNINKGETKLEIHTHNHNHNHHYQNDVGVTVRANGSSSS; this is translated from the coding sequence ATGGACATAACCCcaacacaaacaacaacaacaacaccattACCAACCATTTTAACAACATCTACAACAACCTTAACAAAATCACCAGAACATGAAACCGAAACACCCACCAAAATCACCACTCCCACTACAACCACAACACCAAAAATCTCATCTTTTTCCAACGGTGTTCTCAAACGCCtccacaaccaccaccaccaccaccttaACAACCACCACAACAACCTCGTAACTGTTACTTACAAAGAATGTCTCAAAAACCACGCAGCAAACTTAGGTGGTCACGCCCTCGACGGCTGCGGCGAATTCATGACATCCCCCACCGCAACATCCGCCGACCCAACATCCTTAAAATGCGCTGCCTGTGGCTGTCACCGTAATTTCCACCGCCGTGAACCCGAAGAGCCACATCTCTCCACCACCACGCATGTAATCGAATATCAACCTCACCACCGTCATCAGCCTCTCCCACCGCCGCCGTTCTCCACCCGCAGCCCGAATTCATCCTCTCCACCGCCGATCTCCTCAACTTACTACCCCTCCGCCCCTCACATGCTCCTCGCCCTCTCCACCGCCTTGCCGGAAAACGTCTCAGCCCCTAACTCCGCCATGATCTCTCCTGGCTCCCACACTAGAAAACGCTTCCGAACAAAATTCACTCAAGATCAGAAAGAAAAGATGCTGAAATTCGCTGAGAAAGTTGGTTGGAAGATGCAGAAAAAAGACGAAGATTATGTTCATGAATTCTGCAACGAAATCTGTGTTGATCGAAGTGTTCTCAAAGTTTGGATGCACAACAACAAAAACACTTTCGCTAAAAAAgacaacaacatcaacaacctcAACGACATCgacaacaacctcaacaacatcaacaatgAGGTTAATGTTGGTGTTAAGAGTTTCTTGCCTCTTGAGAATGAAGAACACAACATCAATAACATCAACAAAGGTGAAACAAAACTTGAGATTCATactcataatcataatcataatCATCACTACCAGAATGATGTTGGAGTAACTGTTCGTGCTAATggttcatcttcttcttga